From the Mesorhizobium koreense genome, the window ATGCCGGCAACAGCTGCATCGAGAGGGCTCTGCTTCTGCGCAGCCCCGCTCTCTTCCGGAGCCATGCCGCCTGTGTTCGGTGTCTGCTGGACACTGTCGCTCATCGTCCGGGTGGCGTCGTTCGCATCGTTTCGCGGGCCGGCGGCGAAGGACGGCACGGTCAGCACGAGCATGCAAGCCGCCGCGGCGCCGATTGTCGATTTCTTCATCTTCCAACTCCTTTCGAGCGGATCCCTGCCAGACAACAGGATGGACGCCGAGGAGTTCCCGGAATTGATAAGCGCTAGCGGCGCTCAGCCCTTCGCCGAAGTGTCCGGATCGGTCACGAAGGCCGCGAACCCCGCAATTGCGCCTGCAAGACGCTCCCGCGTTTCGGATCGATCCAGCATCTCCCGGGCTTCGCCCTGCGACTTGCCGACGAGGTGCATCTCGAAGGCAAGGCCGGGCTGAAGCCTTGTCGACATCGTCCTCAGCACCTCCGAAAGATGCTCCCTGACGGAAAGGCCGCGCACGGACGCGTGCACCAGCATGACGGGCTTGTTCGGGATTTCAGAACCCGAGACGAGCCAGTCGAGCGCATTCTTGAGGGGACCGGGAATGCCGTGCGCGTATTCCGGCGAGGCGACGATCAGTCCGTCCGCCTCACCC encodes:
- a CDS encoding NADPH-dependent FMN reductase — encoded protein: MRFLAICGSLRAASTNRVLLEAFARHAPEGIAVRICEEIRSLPLFDPDRDGEHRPLAVVELARQVGEADGLIVASPEYAHGIPGPLKNALDWLVSGSEIPNKPVMLVHASVRGLSVREHLSEVLRTMSTRLQPGLAFEMHLVGKSQGEAREMLDRSETRERLAGAIAGFAAFVTDPDTSAKG